A region of the Amphiprion ocellaris isolate individual 3 ecotype Okinawa chromosome 22, ASM2253959v1, whole genome shotgun sequence genome:
CTTTTCATTGATATATTCccatttttttaacttctgcAGAGTTCAACTGACAGCTGACAGCAGAAACGAATACCTGACTGACATTAGTGTTGAAATGTTCCAGCTTCAGGAAAAGGTGTGATTTCTATTTACAGAATCAATCTCAGACAAGACATTTTTCCTCTCGTTTCTCTTGCACACCTGTTATGTGCTCGCCTCCTTAACCTCCTCATTCTCTCCTGTTGATGAGCCGCTTCCCCCCCCTTCTGAAACACCTCCCGCTCTGCCGAGCAGGTGTTGGAGGAAGTCATAGTCTAATCAGACAATCTAAACAATCGCTATCTCACTGCTGATAATGACAGATGTCTGTACACTTCTAAAGAGGTCCATGGCTGACTGTATGGCTTCCAATTTCTTTTCTAGCTTTAACAATGCCTCAATATCCTGCAGTACACAAAAGATATACAACCTGAGTGTTGAATGTAGGGCTGCATGTCACTTTAACGGATGTGCATTGAAATTAGactgatttttaaagaaaaaacagcagataaaatgactatttttaATGCGAAATTTCTCATTTCTAGCCATGAAGTCACACAATTGATTAGCAGCAAGCAAGCTTGACTTGAATAAACACTTGGTTGCAAGATCAAAATTTGCTGATTTAGATGAGCCTTTTAAGTTGCAGACATTATTTTCATGGGTTGCGTTGCCATGATATTGTCagtaattgcatcaacttacTGCTGTGTGTAATTTTAACTCAAATCTCTGCATTAGTTGATTCAAAACTAAGTTCAAGTTGAGccaacttaaccctcctgttgtcctcatttacgggcaccaaaaaatattgtttccttttctgaaaaaaatccaaaaaatcagcaaaaaaattccccaaatttctgaaaatttgcaaaactttcaggaagaaaattccaataattccttaaaagtttccctcaaaagttttattttaaaaaaatccccaaatttggcaagaaaattgttgtaaatattttcaaaaaattagtaaaaatcttccaaaaaaaagcctaaaaatatctaaagtgattacatatgtatcagtaaaacttataatattttctttaaaaacattcacaaaaaaaatcaaccaaaatccaaaattgattttttttgtgaatgttcttaagaaacatttttaacatttctttttttccaccaaaaatttttcaacatttcccccaaaaaaatgtgaaaatgtggacatcagaagtttcactataaaaatatatttttttccccacattttcaaattttaaaacgggtcaattttgacccacaggacgacacgagggttaatgacaCTGTCTTAATAACAGCATTTTTCCCCTCTCCTATGTCTTTAACATTACATCAACTTAATTTCTGAAATTTTCCAACTTAAAAACATGTTATCATAGTTAACCCTGTCAAATTCCTTTTGAACAACGTGTAAATACTGGTTGGAACATCTGCATGTTTTTAGGTAGCCAACTTAAAACCTTGTGTTCATAATTATGGCAATTAAAGACATAACTGTTTcaaattcctttaaaataaGATACTAGTTGGAAAAACCTAACTTTATGAGTAATCAACTTCAAAGTTTGTGTTGATGCGACCAATTATTCATCAATCAGTCATCTAATAAGTGGTGATTAACAATTCCTTTGATTGTTGCGGGAAGCTAATTCTCCAAACTCATCGTAGTTTGTtgtttgaacataatttcattagaagttgtcgcAACTTAATAAGattgatgtttttcttcagtttttttctgtagaGCCTTAACATTATTTGTTGAAGTCCATTTGTAGTCTTTTAAAGAGTAAAACACCCCAAACACTTGCTCCTCATTAGCAGCTTATTGTTTAAACTCTGTGACTGTCCAGCTCAGGTCAGTGCAGCTCAGGGGATCAGTGCCGAGTGCTAACATGTATATACCTTCCGTCCCTGTGATTTAAACTAACACTCCCGCCTCGCAGCGCAGCACAAAGGAGCCAGCAAACACATTGTGCAATTCCCAAGAAAGCCACCCACAGACATTTATACAGCAAGACTGGCGACCAGcagctccactgtgtttcaGAACTCACTTGGAAGGCGGACAGTTTGTGCTGCTACGCCAAGGACAGGAAGTGCTTGCAGAGGGACAGGAAGTGCTCACCGCTGCAGTAGCCGAGGCTGGAACTGAGATAATGCCATTGTGTAAGCAAGCCAAGTGACCTCTCCCTGAGCGCAGAGTCCAGAGGCTGGCGTCGAGAGCCCTGGCCCCCACCCAGCCCCAGACTCCCCAGGCACGGGGTGGGGGGACTCGGCGGAGGGGCAGGGGGAGGAATGGAGCGAGGAGGGGGGGAGTTTGAGGCGTGTCACCTCCCCTTAtccccccccacctcctcctctgggTTGACTCTGAACCTCACCTTGTAGAGGAAATGTGGCTACGACTCCAGACTTTATGACTTCTCGCATCAAAAGCCAGGATTTTTCACTCCCACACGGAGCGGGAGGCAGCCAGGGCACACTCATGCCCACGCCCATGTCAACACACGCATTCAcagggacacaaacacacacacacagggtccGTCTTTCTCTGAGGATCGGAGGAGGGGGGAAACCCTATCAGGTCATCGGCGGTAAAATAGACGATGACAGTATTATAGTCCAGATCCTGTCCCATGCTGGGGCCTGGCTGGACCTCCATCCAAAACTCCCACCAACCCCTAGAGGGTCACCCAGCAAGGTCTGGAGTCCCCGCTGGTGTCTGCTCGGGCCACGCAAAGGTTGCATAAGCATCTCTCATATTTCTGTCAGCCCCTTTTGACGTGTCAGAGAGACCGTCGGCCACAGCGAGATGGGAATGGTCCGAGAAGAGATGGAGCTGACAGGTCGGGGTCTGCTGGCTCTGATAAGAAGCCCTGCAGCCTGCGTGTGATGTTTGGATTTCTGGCCACAAACAGGGGCTTCATTCTCTGCTACATAAACATGTCTGGATACTGGAGGTGCAACAGGTTGCTTTAACCTTTTCCCTTGTACTATTATCCTGGTTCAGGACAGCTGTTCCAAAAACACGGAAACGCATTCTGTGGCTTGCACACGTGTCATGAGAGttaataaagtttatatttGACTACCGGCTGATGTCATCTACATATATCCAAAGAGCTGCTGCTCAGTGAAGCATGCCAAAAGTTTCACCTCAAGCTCAGTGTGAAACTTCAGGTCTCGTGGAGGGAGATTTAGGGGGCAAATATAGACCAAAGTATATTTTATATCATGAATGAgccttatttttaaatttttgaacTTGCACAAAGGATTATAAAGTGCACAGTGAACTGAATGCACATCTAGTGAGGTAAAAGTAATTTGTGTACGACATAATAGTTGAGATATTTTAGGTGAAATGTGTCTTAAAGCTTTGTGTGAGCTGATGAAAGAAATACAATAGCTGGGAAGGAGATCTAATAAAGTACTTGACGCTGActttcatgtaaaataaaaaaagattatcCTCATCAGCTGGTTAAGAAAATGCGATTGAGAGTCTTAAAACTTTAACAAGtatctgtttatttaatttattaatatcCAAAACCGACGTCTACACGGACAAAGATAGTTTATCCTCAGTAGGAGAAACAGTTTTGGCACAGTCTGGGACAAAAGCACACCAGTTTCACACTATTTCACAGCTTCCGTcagtgtttgtgtcttgtttatttaGGCTTTCTCCACTTTTGTTGATTTCACTTTTAGAAAACCCAAACGCTCAATTACCGCCTTTTGTCCAGCGCTTCTCATTATGCTGCAATCACAGACTCTCCACCGAGACCTCCGTGCGTAAAAGTTGCGAACAGGTCAGCCATTAAGTCCACGCGTAAACCTGATATTCAAGACTTAGAACAGTTTTCGGCCCAATACACACACTGATGCTTGAGTGTGTTGGTGTCTGAAAATCAATGAATGGTTAATACTGATATGAGAGTTAAAAGGTTTGTATGGATGAAAGAGTTTTTACGCTCCAGAAGCAGATAGAATTAAACGATGAAAACGTCGCACTAAAACTTGCAAAAGTATTTAATTTCATAATCTTCTTGTACCTATTTGTCATCTCGCTGCCTCTTCCTTCGGAGGGTCTCATTCCTCCAAACAAGGGTCGGAGGCGGGCTGCCCTCAATTTTTTTACACCTTCGTAGTTGGGCACTCCCTCCACATGGTGATTGGCTGCCTGCGCGTTTATAGCGCTCCAACATTCACATTCAATGCTGAGTAGTCGGTATCTTTCAGTCCATGCGGCTCCTGGAAGTAGCTAATGGATGTGAATCGTTATCTTTTCATTCCAGCCAGAAAGCCAGAGaggtttgctttttttctcgATACGTTTGTTTAGAATTTTAATCTCCAGGCTGTGATCGTGTGTTGTCGCCTCTGCGAGCTGTCCGGTGGCTCTCCAACCCTCCCAGCTGGACAGAGATGAGTAGTCCCGATGCGGGTTACGCCAGCGACGATCAGACCCAGGCAAGGTGTACGATGTCAGTCATGATGCCTGGAATGGGACACTGCCAGTGGGCCGACCCTCTCAGTCCTCTTGGGGACACCAAAGTGAAAAACGAGCCGTGCGCGTCCGGCTCCGGCAGCCAGAATCGCGGGAAGAGCGAACCGCGGATCCGACGGCCCATGAACGCGTTCATGGTCTGGGCGAAGGATGAGCGCAAGAGGCTGGCGCAGCAAAACCCGGACCTGCACAACGCCGAGCTGAGTAAAATGCTTGGTGAGTACATTTATACTGCATTTACACCTATGTTATTTCCCCCCACTGTTTCAGATTGTTTTTTAGTTATGTACCAAGTggattttattctgtttttcctccacGACTGTAAATGTTGATTTCCCAGTGAGTAGTGGAGCAGCAGGTGATGTTTTTCAAAGTTCCTCTGTCTTAGTTAAGCATCAGATGTAACCTCAAAAACCTGTGCCTGCCCCCTAAAATGGCAACAGGCTATTTTTGTGTGCATCACCCGGCTGCATACAGTATCTGCTGACATATCGCTGATGTGCACTCTCCTCTTGACCTGCAGGGAAATCATGGAAAGCCCTTCCTGTCACAGAGAAGCAGCCCTTTGTGGAGGAGGCTGAGCGGCTGCGGGTTCAGCACATGCAGGATCACCCCAACTACAAGTACCGGCCCCGGCGGCGGAAGCAGGTGAAGAGGATTAAGAGGCTGGACTCCGGCTTTCTGGTCCACGGCGTCTCCGAGCACCAGGCCCAGCCGATGCCCGGGGACGGCCGGGTGTGCGTGGACAATCTGGGCCTCGGCTACCACGAGCACGGCTTCCAGGTTCCTCCGCAGCCGCTCAGCCACTACAGGGATGCTCAGGCTCTCGGGGGTCCCTCTTATGAAACCTACAGCCTCCCCACGCCTGACACTTCCCCCCTGGACGCCGTGGACTCAGACTCCATGTTCTTCCCTCCACACTCGCAGGAGGACTGCCACATGATGCCAGCGTACTCGTACCACTCTCAGGCCGCTGAGTACCAGCCCCAGGACCCCCTGTCCAACCCCATCCTGCACCGACACCCAGCCTCGGCTCCGGAGCAGCCCCCTCCTCAGCCTGCCACCCTGCCCCCGTCCTACATGGGATGCCCCAACCCTCTGGCCATGTACTACACCCAGCACTGCAGCCCCGGCCACCCCAAGCGGCACCCCGGTGGGGCTGGACAGCTTTCCCCACCGCCCGACTCCCACCCTCACCCCGCAGACAGCGTGGATCAGATGCACCACTCCGAGCTGCTGGCCGAGGTGGACCGCAGCGAGTTCGAGCAGTATTTGAGCTCCTCTGCAGCGCGTGCGGACATGGCAGGCCTGGCGTACGGGCCGCATGAGGCCGGCATGCAAGGACCTGAGAGCCTCATATCATCGGTGCTGTCAGACGCCAGCACAGCTGTCTATTACTGTAGCTACAACAACTCCTAACCTCCCGTCTGGCCTGCTGCAAGGACACATGATCTGACCTCAAATATCTGTAGctaaatttgaacaaaaaaaactttttatttttcactactGACACAAGGGGCTCATGAGATTTTTTGAATGCAACTTTGACTTTGTACTGTATCTGTGTAAAAGCAAAGCCATAGAATATTTTAATAGGAACACTGGTTGAAACTTTTATTCTCTTGCAGGgatatgagctcattttgtgataataaatattgtacAGCCACTATTTTAAAGTTTATGTACatactgaagtgtttttttttttatacttttgcactttttgagaaataaatgtttgaaaataatcTTGTTTTCTCTTGTGTTTATTGTTGAAATATGAAACTTCGGTAAccaaacaaatggaaaaatgaccaTTTCTGGAGCACAAATCCACTTTTTCCAGATGCCACAGCATTACTGCTCGTTCAGTGTTGGCTCTGCattatgtggtttgtttttcctACTTCCACATGGAGCTGAATGGGCTCCCGGTAGCAGCGGTTGCTCACCTGGAAGCGGGGCAGCGGAGTTCCGCGACCCGGCTTCCTGGCCTCGGACAGAGTGGAGGTAATCTGGGTGTCTGCGTTACACATGGCGCCTTGTTTTCGCAGCATGGGAGCGCAGTTTATGCTCCGGACATCCTGGCTGTAAATGATTTAGTCTCTTCTGATTAATGGTAGGGGCCATTAAAATTCAGCCGGTTCCACTGCGCCTCGATTAAACAATGGTGACGcttctttctgtgtgttttcacgACAGAACACGAGGTATACTTCGATATCCATCCTCCAGCTGTGCATCATAACACAGCGATGAcatcatgttttatttctgctggTATACCGAACGGCTACGATATATTTATCCCTTTAATACCCGTCTGTTGCTTCGACATGAATCAAACTTATCAAGCAAAAATCTTTAAGAGATCAGACCCAACCTTGAGGATAATTCGGTGTATTTATAACTTTGAAAGAGTCCCGTTTTATAAATAGAGGTTTTCCCCTATTTTAAAAGGAAGAGGTTCTTCTCCGAGGGGTCAATCACCCTGACCTCACAATCCATTTTTAGCACTTCAGAGGAAACATGCTCCAGAGGTGTATATATTTATGCGCTTTGTTCATgctgaatgttttaaaatattctctTATGTAGAGGCAGACATCGGACTGGAGGTAAATACTTCCCACGGTAATGATGTCAGCTCAAAAAAACCATTACAGCGTCTTCTTTAGCATACATTTCTGAGTGTTTTCCACGCTGGAATACGAGGGATCTGTTCTTACGTGTTTCCATTTCCCCTCTCGCACACGAACCGGCATCATTTGCCTTCGGGCCGTGCAGGAGAATCCACTGTAATTGGTGCGAATGTGTTTAAATTCAGTCTGCAGCTGAGTGGCAGGTTTATCCTCACTGTTGTTACAGCTAATGGCTGCATAACAACAGGCTCAGGCCACGGTCCCCCCCCTGAGGCATCAGCCGAGTGGGTGGTGGTCACCTGCACGGACTTAGGGAGCGGCAGACCCCCCACGTCAGCCGTGATATAATCTCCACGCGCTAATTGATCTGAGCTAATTGATGAGGAAGAGATCAGTGAGTGAATGTGACAATTTAAGGTTTATATTATAGATGTAGGAGAGTGTTTAATAAAAATACGTGTGTCCCGGAGACTTTTAATGTTGTGGAGGCAAAATTAAGTTAGctcttttctttgcttgttttgtttctttaccgctgaattaaatttaaatacaccTTCACCAACCCAAGTTCCTAGAATCTTTCAATAACAGAATACATGATCATATATGAGAAAGAAACATGTAAACTTACACACgttgtaattttacatcttgCATTGGTAATGTTTTATTATTCCAAATCCTTTGATACAGATTTCATGTGACATTTTGcgtgtttaaccctcctgttgtcctcatttacgggcaccaaaaaatattgtttccttttctgaaaaaaaattccaaaattcagcaaaaaaattccccaaatttctggaaatttgcaaaaccatcaggaagaaaattccaataattccttaaaagtttcccttgaaagttttattttaaaaaaactcctccaaatttggcaagaaaattcttgtaaatattttcaaaaaatgagtaaaaatcttccaaaaaatcctaaaaatgtctaaagtaataacatatatatcagtaaaacttctaatattttctttaagaacattcacaaaaaaatcaaccaaaatccagcaaaatttgctggattttggttgatttttttgtgaatgttcttaagaaacatttttaacatttctcttttccaccaaaaaatattcaaagacttcccaaaaatgttggaaatgtggaaatcagaagtttcactgtgaaattttttttccctcacattttcaaacttaaaaatgggtcaattttgacgcGCAGGATGACACTAGGGTTAAAGCTTTTATCATCAGGTGAAGTATTCCTACACATAAATATTGCATGTTTATATGCAAACATAATACACAGATCGACTCATTTTACAcaataaaactcagattttttaaaaactattgcTCCACACGTTGAAGATAATGAGCTTTCCTTTCAGTATCTACATCTTTTTCATAGTATTTATAGCAGATTTATCAAGCGGCAAGATGTTTCCAGGTAAAAACAAGAGAGGCCAGCTCAAAGCTCAGGAAATCAGGGCTTTCATGGCGTTCCCTTTGCTGCagcgtgtgcgtgtgtttgtgtgcatgcaggtgtgtttgtgtacgagtgtgtgtgtgtgtgtgtgtcctgggGCTTCGCTGGCAGCAGTCTGCAGAGAGTCGACCAGAGATTACAGCAGCACGGCTACATTAACACGGCAGCACTTAATCATGGCGCTGCCCTAATCTCATCTCAGGTAGCTGCCTTTCACAAACAGCAAACACGGCTTCATTTACCCACAAACCCGGCCGCAATTAAACTCAACGAGCCGCACAACATCAGCTGTATTTGACCAAATGGTGGGGCTCAGCGAGAAGGTTTAGGAGTCATTATAATGTCACGACAGCGCCGGATGAGTATGTTGAGCAAACAGTGGACGTGGGTACAGATAATTTAGTTCTGGATGAGCTGAAACCAGGTGCAAGCAATTATCTCTAAATGATGTGTAACTTTACACCGTTCAGGAACAAGGATGGGTTTTAATTCTGGGTTGTGCAAAAACTGTCTGTTAGTCAATGACAAGAATATCGATGAAACAAATATTTGAgttattgattaatcagttgGAGGAAAGGAAATGAATTCGCAAGAACTTTTATCAACCATGAATAGTTCCAGTTGTCAAGAAATATCCACTTTACATGGGGACTATACATTGATTATACTAATTATTTAAcctttgtgtcgtcctgcggctcaaaattgacccgttttaaagtttgaaaatgtggaaaaaaatacatattttcacagtgaaacttctgacgtccacattttcaacatttttgggaaatctttgaacattttttggtggaaaaaaagaaatgttaaaaatgtttctttaagaacattcacataaaaatcaatcaaaatccagcgaaatttgctggattttgattgatttttatgtgaatgttcttaaagaaaatagtagaagttttattaatatatatatgtaatcacttcagatatttttaggattttttggaagatttttactcattttttgaaaatatttgcatgaattttcttgccaaatttgggggatttctttttcaaaacaaaacttttaagggaaacttttaaggaattattggaattttctttctgaaagttttgcaaagtttcaaaaatttggggaatttttgttgctgaatttttggatttttttcacacaaggaaacaatattttttggtgcctgtaaatgaagacaacaggagccTTAAAGATATGTTCAAGACATCATAGGAGCAGTGTTTGGTTTGCTAGGTTATTGAAAATCACTGACTGTATGACAACTTATcttacaaaaaaacaatttaataaGGATTTATTAATGGTTTAACaccatttttttaactgtaccGTTAATAAAAGTGAGGAGGTTTTTCACCATCTACAAATTTGTTCTTATTAATGGCTTTTAAGCTGGGTTGCAGCTTGTAAACCAGTTATAAATAATGCCAAAATTAGTCTTTTATGCCATTTATAGacgaaaaattacaaaaaatgttgtttgtgatatttttacagtttttagctttagctggataAAGGAAGCTGATCTTTGGTAACTTTTGGTACTTTTGAACTACTTTGTTGCATTTTAGAAtc
Encoded here:
- the sox17 gene encoding transcription factor SOX-17 produces the protein MSSPDAGYASDDQTQARCTMSVMMPGMGHCQWADPLSPLGDTKVKNEPCASGSGSQNRGKSEPRIRRPMNAFMVWAKDERKRLAQQNPDLHNAELSKMLGKSWKALPVTEKQPFVEEAERLRVQHMQDHPNYKYRPRRRKQVKRIKRLDSGFLVHGVSEHQAQPMPGDGRVCVDNLGLGYHEHGFQVPPQPLSHYRDAQALGGPSYETYSLPTPDTSPLDAVDSDSMFFPPHSQEDCHMMPAYSYHSQAAEYQPQDPLSNPILHRHPASAPEQPPPQPATLPPSYMGCPNPLAMYYTQHCSPGHPKRHPGGAGQLSPPPDSHPHPADSVDQMHHSELLAEVDRSEFEQYLSSSAARADMAGLAYGPHEAGMQGPESLISSVLSDASTAVYYCSYNNS